A genomic region of Nymphaea colorata isolate Beijing-Zhang1983 chromosome 2, ASM883128v2, whole genome shotgun sequence contains the following coding sequences:
- the LOC116246889 gene encoding glycerate dehydrogenase-like, translating to MARLISSHLKTSGPTWFLGRIGLSIELPHKSFKTEFKARKKEADLQEKVDSWGLKIHTTVSKEKMAKPVSVEVWNPSGKYRIVSTKSMPGTRWIQLLTNQDCRVEICTEKKTILSVEEILALIGDKCDGVIGQLTEDWGETLFSALKRAGGKAYSNMAVGYNNVDVNAATKNGIPVGNTPGVLTETTAELAASLSLAAARRIVEADHFMRAGLYDGWLPHLFVGNLLKGQTVGVIGAGRIGSAYARMMVEGFKMNLIYYDLYQATRLEKFVTAYAEFLKANGEQPVTWKRASTMDEVLKEADVISLHPILDKTTYHLINKESLSTMKKDAILVNASRGPVIDEAALVEHLKANPMFRVGLDVFEDEPHMKPGLAELKNAIVVPHIASASKWTREGMATLAALNVLGNIKGYPVWPNSNLVEPFLDENSSPPAVCPSIINAKELGLEMAKV from the exons ATGGCTCGCCTTATCAGCAGCCACCTGAAAACGAGCGGCCCTACTTGGTTTTTGGGTAGGATCGGCTTATCCATCGAACTCCCTCATAAATCATTCAAAACCGAATTTAAAGCTAGAAAAAAGGAAGCCGATTTGCAGGAGAAGGTTGACTCTTGGGGATTGAAGATCCATACCACCGTCTCCAAAGAGAAGATGGCGAAGCCGGTCTCGGTAGAAGTGTGGAATCCCAGTGGCAAGTACAGAATAGTAAGCACGAAGTCCATGCCTGGTACCCGTTGGATTCAACTGCTGACAAACCAGGATTGCAGAGTTGAG ATCTGCACAGAGAAGAAGACCATCTTGTCCGTTGAAGAGATACTCGCACTGATCGGTGATAAATGCGATGGAGTTATTGGGCAG CTGACAGAGGATTGGGGAGAAACACTTTTCTCTGCACTAAAGCGAGCAGGTGGAAAAGCTTACAGTAATATGGCTGTTGGATATAACAATGTGGATGTAAATGCTGCCACTAAGAATGGGATTCCAGTGGGAAACACCCCC GGGGTTCTTACGGAGACAACAgcagagttagcagcttccttGTCGCTTGCAGCTGCTAGGAGGATAGTTGAGGCTGACCACTTTATGAGGGCTGGTCTATATGATGGATGGCTACCTCATCT GTTTGTGGGTAACTTGCTTAAAGGGCAAACAGTTGGAGTGATTGGAGCCGGGCGCATCGGCTCTGCATATGCGCGGATGATG gttgaaggatttaagATGAACTTGATATACTATGATCTATACCAGGCCACTAGACTAGAGAAGTTTGTAACAG CTTATGCGGAATTTCTCAAGGCCAATGGGGAACAGCCGGTTACATGGAAAAGAGCGTCCACTATGGATGAAGTTCTCAAGGAAGCTGACGTT ATAAGTCTACATCCTATCTTGGACAAGACTACTTACCATCTGATCAACAAGGAGAGCCTTTCAACCATGAAGAAG GATGCCATTCTTGTTAATGCAAGCAGAGGTCCTGTCATTGATGAAGCTGCTCTTGTGGAGCATTTGAAGGCCAATCCTATGTTTCGAGTTGGCCTGGACGTCTTTGAG GACGAGCCCCACATGAAACCAGGCCTTGCTGAACTAAAAAATGCAATTGTTGTCCCTCATATAGCATCTGCTTCCAAG TGGACTCGGGAGGGAATGGCGACACTTGCAGCTCTCAATGTATTG GGGAATATCAAAGGTTACCCAGTTTGGCCAAATTCAAATCTAGTGGAACCTTTCTTGGATGAAAATTCTTCCCCACCGGCCGTTTGTCCTAGCATTATCAATGCAAAAGAGCTGG GCTTGGAAATGGCAAAAGTTTAA
- the LOC116247806 gene encoding cytochrome b-c1 complex subunit Rieske-4, mitochondrial-like: MLRVAGRRLSLFSRASSPSTSAFLSRGFQEAADDASPSIDRRSSFLGAPNPSWIHRASSIRGFASESLVPRQGLELSDLPATVAAVKNPTSKIVYDEYNHERFPPGDPSKRAFAYFVLSGGRFVYASLIRLLVLKFVLSMSASKDVLALASLEVDLSNIEPGTTVTVKWRGKPVFIRRRTDDDVKLANSVDIGSLRHPEEDSARVKNPEWLVVIGVCTHLGCIPLPNAGDFGGWFCPCHGSHYDISGRIRKGPAPYNLEVPTYTFLDENKLMIG; the protein is encoded by the exons ATGCTGCGGGTTGCAGGAAGAAGGCTGAGCTTGTTCTCGAGGGCATCGTCGCCCTCGACATCTGCCTTCCTCTCCAGGGGCTTCCAGGAAGCCGCCGACGATGCGTCCCCTTCCATCGACCGCCGTTCCTCCTTCCTTGGAGCTCCTAACCCTAGTTGGATCCACCGGGCTTCTTCGATCAGAG GGTTTGCTTCTGAGTCGCTTGTTCCAAGACAAGGCCTAGAACTTTCTGATCTTCCTGCTACGGTGGCAGCTGTGAAGAACCCAACCTCCAAGATTGTGTATGATGAATATAATCATGAGAGGTTTCCACCTGGAGATCCCAGCAAGAGAGCCTTTGCCTATTTCGTGTTGAGTGGTGGAAGGTTTGTCTATGCCTCGTTGATCCGACTCTTGGTTCTCAAGTTTGTCTTGAGCATGTCTGCTAGCAAAGATGTCCTTGCTTTGGCTTCATTGGAGGTCGACTTATCCAACATTGAACCTGGGACCACTGTCACTGTAAAGTGGCGAGGAAAGCCTGTTTTCATTAGGCGTAGGACAGACGATGATGTCAAGCTTGCAAACAGTGTTGATATTGGCTCCCTGCGTCATCCAGAAGAGGATTCTGCAAGAGTCAAGAACCCAGAATGGCTTGTTGTAATTGGAGTCTGTACCCATCTTGGATGCATCCCGCTACCAAATGCAGGGGATTTTGGAGGTTGGTTCTGTCCATGCCATGGATCCCACTATGACATTTCTGGCAGGATACGCAAGGGCCCTGCACCATACAACCTCGAGGTCCCAACCTACACTTTCTTGGATGAGAATAAGCTAATGATTGGTTGA
- the LOC116247211 gene encoding uncharacterized protein LOC116247211, with protein MEEDKIARRNWWISPKLEGWITSCKNSIENVLQSRIHPRKSNPIEILKRLQREAFADLMKLRDRQDKLESILMLYKSSKASPFEETATHIKGEVSACSLLLMKNGNFEHAFNMLDGAGVRTGVDAKFTFDTILRKKDALITQLVAAFPSLITDQGALGSTLSLRKVMYLANVTDWFSFIAIPFGARCEDIGVLSKPHGFTLTSSSVPPIFSLDHSCAAGILLKRSKVAVSLAELFCASGGDQESLGCHSTLGQLFCELSEGNKFGLSFLCQRPSSLTPRVRLVPLGLKRHAGLSLVEGNSDPAAVSMQSISLMLESGIDETARLNGWIEMQKCKKASFQWAVSFSDCPEDEMGWGVSVGQAMMHGSKHLTREDSEGNPMMQFQLEAFLKFPIGKKFTLQPGFVYAIDQKDRTPALLLRSNWSF; from the exons ATGGAAGAAGATAAGATTGCACGGAGAAATTGGTGGATATCTCCGAAGCTCGAAGGATGGATAACATCCTGCAAAAACTCAATAGAGAACGTGCTTCAGAGTCGTATCCACCCAAGGAAGAGCAATCCG ATTGAGATCTTGAAACGCTTGCAAAGAGAGGCCTTTGCAGATCTGATGAAGCTCAGGGATAGGCAAGATAAACTGGAAAGTATTCTGATGCTTTATAAGTCCAGTAAGGCAAGTCCTTTTGAAGAGACAGCTACACACATAAAGGGAGAGGTCAGTGCCTGCAGTTTGCTACTTATGAAGAACGGTAACTTTGAGCACGCATTTAATATGTTGGACGGAGCAGGGGTGAGAACAGGAGTAGATGCAAAATTTACTTTTGACACAATTCTGAGAAAGAAAGATGCTCTTATAACTCAGCTTGTTGCAGCTTTCCCCAGTCTGATCACTGATCAAGGTGCTCTTGGCAGCACACTGTCACTAAGAAAAGTGATGTATTTGGCAAATGTTACTGATTGGTTCTCTTTTATTGCAATTCCATTTGGTGCAAGATGCGAAGATATTGGAGTTCTTTCCAAACCACAT GGTTTCACATTAACGTCTTCATCAGTGCCACCTATCTTTAGTCTTGATCATTCATGTGCTGCTGGAATACTGCTCAAAAGATCAAAAGTTGCCGTCTCCTTGGCTGAACTTTTTTGTGCATCAGGAGGGGATCAAGAATCCTTGGGATGTCATAGCACTCTCGGCCAATTATTTTGCGAACTTTCAGAAGGAAACAAGTTTGGTTTGTCATTTTTGTGCCAAAGGCCGAGCTCATTGACCCCAAGAGTTAGGCTTGTGCCACTGGGATTGAAAAGGCATGCAGGTCTCTCTTTGGTCGAGGGAAATTCAGATCCTGCTGCTGTTTCAATGCAGTCAATTTCACTTATGTTAGAGTCAGGGATTGATGAGACTGCAAGACTAAATGGTTGGATTGAAATGCAGAAATGTAAGAAAGCCTCTTTCCAATGGGCTGTCTCTTTTTCTGACTGTCCCGAGGATGAAATGGGATGGGGCGTAAGTGTTGGCCAGGCAATGATGCATGGTAGCAAACACTTAACAAGGGAAGATTCTGAGGGAAATCCTATGATGCAATTTCAACTGGAAGCATTTCTCAAGTTCCCTATAGGTAAGAAATTCACCCTGCAACCAGGATTTGTGTATGCAATTGACCAAAAGGATCGAACACCAGCACTCTTGCTTCGCTCCAATTGGTCTTTTTAA
- the LOC116249049 gene encoding uncharacterized protein LOC116249049 produces the protein MITRSNLAEQLREYQTRSKHDWASISFFSTTASTTSRVDVVISVIWELFILAFLVFSAVSLYLRYMRLAFCFICITTLLLVTLKIMKKVKQARKRKRRMLLPLSM, from the exons ATGATTACCCGATCGAATTTGGCGGAGCAACTAAGAGAATACCAAACCCGTTCGAAGCATGATTGGGCGTCAATCTCGTTCTTCTCGACCACGGCGAGCACCACATCTAG GGTTGATGTCGTGATCTCAGTGATATGGGAACTCTTTATACTTGCATTTTTAGTGTTCTCGGCAGTTTCTTTGTACTTGAGGTACATGCGACTTGCATTTTGCTTCATCTGTATCACAACTCTGTTGCTTGTAACCctcaaaataatgaagaaagtGAAGCAAGCAAGGAAAAGGAAGCGAAGAATGCTTCTACCTCTATCCATGTAA